The genomic interval tcctagagatactaggttgataatgtccccaagaggagctcataaggattgtcatgttaaaccctgcaggtggacttagtccgatatgacgataaggttgagtggtattactcttggacttagatattaattaaatgagttgtcagtaactcacttaattaatggacattcgatatcttaaacacagggagactaacacactcataataagaaggagtccaaaaatgtaatttgggattggtgcggtagttcaatgatagttctctagtggaatgaattatcattgataaaattaagttgtgtgttcggggtgaacacgggatgcttaattttatcgggagaccaaaaccaattcctcctctcggtccctatcgtagcctcttatttgtagagttctatacccacctactatacccacccaataggggccggccaaagctagcttgggaacaagctagggccggcctaggtatgaatttgggtggccggccctagcttgaacccaagctagtggggccgaccaaattaaattaaaaaggaattttaattttaatttttattatgtggaagaaataatttattaaagagaatttaaattaaaatatctctcttataaaagatctaccaaagattaaagaaagagattagatctctttccttatttgtagattggtaagatattttattttctctttaaaattattcacatgttgataaaattaaaattatagaaatttccttttatcaaccataaagagatttttaaagagaaattttattttttaaaaaaaaatttccaaaaacaaattaggaagttttaattgttgattgaaacttgtccaatttgttcttcaatgatgtggccggccaatgtagttttatttggaaaattttattttatttttctcaattaaatcatgtcaaggaaattgaggaaattttattgtaattaaatttcctaatttgcctaggccaaggaatataaaagaaggggtgagggtgccttcaagagacacaacctctattattttctctccctcttttccttggtgttgtggccggccatcatctcttctcttcttcctctttgtggtggccgaaactttctattgcttggagctcttgtggaggccggatactacttggagaagaagaagaagaagaaggagaggaagcttgcatctcttagagcttggttggtgtttttcttcttccttggtgaagctttcttgttttggccgaacctagctaggaggagaagaaggtgctcggtggtttctcatctcggaagatcgttgcccacacaacgtccgaggttagaagaggaatacggtagaagatcaagaggtttttctacaaggtataactagtaatttttcttttcgcatcatgctagttatttatggaaataataccaaatacaagaggcttacgttctagaatttcgaatatatttttcgatgttgtgttcttttgttttttttcttttccttgtgatttgattgttctctttggttaacctaaagttattttaggaaattaaatattagatttctataaaaggttttgtctagtcggtgatggttgctcccatatccaagaaggccatgtgcctcgccacgtcagtactaggaaccaattatggaaattaatatttaatggaattaataacttaaggaggcttgggtcgaacgtgttaagttccgcaggagatccaagtcaaaatctaaaagaacaaatagattaagttttggatcaaacgtgttaagttccgcaggcgatccaaaatttaatttaaaagaacacatggtagctaggaaaaggttcagacctttgtacaaaatttttgtacagtggaacctataggttttccgagtagcaaccaacaggggcgagcgtattcgccttttgacACCATAGTTAGacattttaaatgttttaaaaataattctatgttttgtaAACTGAGGTtttatctttttaaaacataAGAATTCAAAATAAGGGTTTAAAGTTGATATAAAATTGAATGGTTTCAAAAGTTATTGAGTTTTTgtcaaaacatcaaaatataatgaattttcatgaaaatattttttttcttattagaggatattaaaagaaatatgttttcaaaattttataattttttgaattttatagaattttttatgaACTTCTGAAGTTGGCTTCAGAAATCCATTTTCGGATTGGACTTGTGACAGTTGATTATATCATAGGGCATTCGACTAGTATCTATTTTTTCAACATTCTgtttgtattttaaaaatttgactttggttcaaattaagtcaaaattgataccatagtatgcaTGATTGTAGGGTGCAATCTTTTTGatagtgtcaaagggggagaattgatAAAGTTTAAGATTAGAAACTTCTATTTCTCCATATTCTTGTAAGAAACTTAAAAATTTAGTGATAGACATAAGTAAAGGGGGAGCTTggattttatgcttcatgtttacactATGCTTGTAAATTTTAGGTTGTTATTtgagcctaacttaaacatattaccacgcataaaaaaaggagagattatgAGTATAATCGACCTAGGTTTAATTGAgtatgatcatgattttgatgtatatgtcaaagagtttaagttaggtttcatattggtttgatatatgtatttgagttgtgcaggacttggtgaaccaCATATAAGAAACTTGGTGCGACCAAATTTGGTAAGTGTATCCTATGGTTTGGGTCCTTGAGACGGGGAAGgatagtgcatccgagggaccgctggACAAGGATCAAAGGAGTGAGCTGAGGGAAGCGGaattcaaggcaacgtgaaggatgacatgaaGAGGAGTCGCAGGCTCaagtgcatctaagggacgaagaTTGAGGAAGAGGGCTTTAAGGGCAACTCCGTAGAGGATGAATGTGAGTGATTGTAATGAGTAGTCGACTGATATaaagatcagtcgactggtctagGATCACACatgcacagaatgtttctgtgcccAATAGTTATGAAAACTAGTCGATTGATAGagatgtcagtcgactggtagagatgAATCTGTGGAGTATCGTTGGCTATGTCCAACAGtcacactagtcgactgatggtaATACCAGTTGACTAGTGTAGGAAATGAGTTGACACgagatcaactctttcctctctatTTAAAGAAAGCTTAGAATAATGAGTTTACTGATTCTTGTTAAATACTCCTAAGTGTTTGCCCTCAAGTTTCCAAACCTACACTCTTCTTCCTAATTTTATTCTCCATTTTGTGACGAAGAAGAGTATCTTGTGGGAGGTTTGCTCCACTGAGAAAGAGTACTCATAGTCGGAGATTGCTAGGAACTAATCCACAGACGAATAGGGTTTATTTACCTAAAGAACAAGTCGTGAAGTATGAGCAAGTTATCTTCAAACCACGTTAAACAATCTTATTAttgcttgctttctcttcttacattgttttcattattattccgctgcgtaataaTGAATCATAGGAAGAAAGTAAACTTAGGGTGATCATCTATTCAACTCCTTCTAGCCAGGTCACGATCTTCAACACCTTCTCCATGCACAGGTAAGATTTGGAATATTTTTTAGTATTCATCTCTACTGTTTTTACTAGGATTGAgtattcggttaatttgatattaatttttttattttttttaaaataaatttggttaATTCTGTATTAACCGatataatctatttttaatttaattcggttaatctaattttaataaaactttgatttgatttaattagtcaacattaaattaattttaattaattcgattaatttatataccgaattaaccgaatactCACTTCTAATTTTTACCTTTATTCAGATTTAATCTCAAATTAACTTAAGAGTTGGAGTGATTATATCAAGGACCCCTCTCTAGCTCATCTATAGACGTTTTTTGTCTCTATGTCCTCTCTGACTTAATAGGTTAGCTCGAAACTTCAGACTCCCTCATGTCAAGGTCCTTCTACCGTCAGTGCGCTGTCCACCTCGCCGCCTATACATCTTCATTCATTAACATAATATATGAGTAAATTTACAGcataatattatatatttaaaaatcgatgtctaaaatattcatatattttataattataattataatttttttaaactatttttaaagTATGTACTCTTACACCATCCGTGGGGTAAAATAAAATCAATGGCATGTTATCGATCATACCGAAGGTTGGTTTCTTTGTTGGTTTATTTTAAGATTTGATTAATTTTAGAATTGATTTGATCCATAGAAATTTTTCATCACATCATAAGTACATGTCAGTGGATGACAGATTTACTATTTGACGGACTTATTATTTAGTAGGATAGGACAAGCTGACACATCATTTTATCGGATTGAATAATTTTCTAACTCAAcctaatttaaaatgaatttacaaATTAAAGAGGTCAACTCATGAGtccataaaataaattatataaaaaaaattaaaatttaattaatctaaatccaACCAAATATACTttctttttatattatttttaaatcactGACACTACATTTGGAAATCTAATTATAGTATTATCCGATTTCACAAGTGAGTTAGTTTATCGAAGGCGAAAATTGACCAAACCTtactattttatttttgcttctaTTCTAAATGTTCACTTATTTGTTAAACTAGGTGTCAACTTAACTTTTTTCCATGATTTCTCCTAATTCGTATTTGTTaaattatttgaacttttatTTTTACATTATTTCCCATATTCATATACTATTTAACTTATATTTGATGCCTCCTAAATCATAATTTCATAATaaatcacacacacacatcagcagaTCAACCAAACTCCTCGGGGGCCTGATCCATGTGGATCATGAACCCAGATGGATCGATACAAatgaattgataaaattttaatttaatctatttaaattatttgacgGCTCTAATCAATATCCAATTTATATCGATTAATTATTGGAATGATTAACTCAACTCCACGAAGATTTTAGAGCACACACAGCGAGCGAGTAGTGCATCAATCCAATATTTTTAGATTAAtcatctattttaaaaaaattatttatttatttattaaaattgaaactcgCTATTTGAATATTTGAGGAAAAAAAACATCCTTGGGCTGCACCATTGCCCTAGGGTGGGAAGGTTGGTTTTCTAAtaacaaaagatgaatacgttcgtctCCAACGTCTCCGTCAATCTGTTCTagggtcaatacggaggaggtaaatcacggacgactactaacttttggaataatgattagcacataaggaagacatttatctcgattttatcaaaattcaaaCCCTAAATTTCATGATAACACCACTATCACTTCATACGTTAGTCATTATATCCATTCGAAAAGACAGGAAGGCTGGTTTCCTGCATCAGCGGGTAGGTGTTATCTTGGGAAAAATGGATAAAGTCATCAAGTGTGACTTGCTTGAAACGTTAAAGTCAAAGAAAGGAACTGCTTTAAGCTTGCATTACTGCCCGTATTCTATAAACACTCTAGAAGCCCTCAACAGCAATTCATTTATTAGCATCTTATTGCTCTGCattaaatacaaagaaacaatcaaagaaaaacataaaaacGTAAAGACGTGGAAAATCTTGACCCTATTGGGAAGGTTGAGTTCTCAAGTTTCTCTGTTTTCCTTCCATCACTATCACTTGATATTTAATATACATGTAAAAAGATTGTCTGTTGGAAATCAAACCGATTTAACAAAGACAGTATACaaattaatgataataataataataattaaactaTGAGCTGTTGCGTGACAGATAATGTTGCTTAATTCAAGCTGCACGCCTTGAGATTCCTACTGGTTCGACCAATAAATTACTAACTTACGTGCAGATGGTGTAGCATGAGAACTTACAAAATAATATTGGATAACTTGGAAGAACCAAAAGTATTTGACATACATCAACCTGACATCCAGGATACACATGCTAGTGCAAGAGTTGGATTATGACAAGTTTTAATAAGAAACATCTGGATCTAAACCAAAACAAATAGATAAACATCACTCCAACCTCCTAAATCCACCAGTTGAACCAATGCTATTTTTTCCCACCTTACAATCTAATTAATCAAATCCTTTGCCTGTGAACAGATGCACCTTCCAACATCACCCAGTTCATAGTCAAAGTGTTGAAACCTTTGGAACTGCAACTGGAAAATCATCAATTTCATCCATCCATGGGTTTTTCTCCTTTGCAGGATTGACGGTCCTCAGAGCCTTCCACACAGCACTGTTGCACTTGAATCCAGACCCAAATGCAATTTGCCAAATTctgtccttcttcttgatcctccCTTTCCCCTCTGAATAAGCCAATTCATACCATAGGGAACTGCTTGAAGTGTTTCCAAACCTGTAGAGGGTCATCCTTGAGGGTTCCATATGCCAATCAGAGAGCTTCAAGTTCTTTTCTATTTCATCCAAAACAGCCCTTCCTCCAGCATGAATGCAGAAATGCTCAAAGGCCAACTTGAAATCTGGAATGTAAGGCCTGATCTTCATTTTGAATAACTTCTTGGCCACCAGTGTAGCCAAAAAGATCAATTGTTCAGACGCGGGTAAGACAAGTGGACCTAGTGTAGTGATGTTGGTCTTGAGAGCATCACCAGCAACTGCCATAAGGTCTTTTGAAAGGGACACACCCACCTTGTCATTCTCATCCTCTTCTTGGGTGACACAACTGAAGCACTTATCATCAGAACCCTTATGAGTGCGAACCGAGTGCACCAATTGGTACTTTGAACGCCAGCGCTCTGACCTCTTGTTCGATAGAAGAATTGCAGCACCTCCCATACGGAACAAACAGTTGGAAACAAGCATGGAACGGTTATTTCCAAAGTACCAGTTCAAAGTGATGTTCTCCATGCTGATAACCAAAGCATAAGAATTGGGATAGACTTGAAGAAGGTCCTTGGCGAGATCAATAGAAAGGAGACCAGCACTGCACCCCATTCCGCCAAGATTATAACTGACAATATTACCTCGGAGCTTGTAATGATTCACAACCATGGCAGAAAGAGATGGAGTTGGATTGAACAAGCTACAATTGACAATTAAGATGCCAATGTCCTTGGGTTTGACATTTGTCTTTGCCAAAAGTTCATCAATGGCACCAAACATGACCATTCTAGCTTCCTTCCGTGCCTCGGCCATGCAAGGGTTCGGAGGTATATTGATGACCGCCTCAGGGAGGTAAGTTGATTCACCGAGACCAGACCTTTCAAGAATCTTTTTCTGGAACGCAAGGTTCTCTTCTGAAAACGAGCCTGTTTGAATAGATCTATCCATGAACGTTAGCCTAGAGCATTTCCGTGCATCTTCGGGCTTGTAACAAGCAAAATTAACCAAATACACAGGTCTGGGGCGTGTGAGGAAGTAGACAGTGGAGATGAAGACAAGAAGTGTGGAGCAAAGGATGACAGAGATCAGGTTGAATCTAAGATGCTCCCAAAGGTCATGGACATCCTTGATGGAAAAGGTGGAGAGGGATGCGGCAACAATGGCAACAAGAGGCAGAAGGAATAGGTACATTCCATGGGTAATTAGATAGTGGTAACCAAGTTTAACATACTTGAGCTTCACGGATTGCTTGAAGTCAGGCAGCCGGGAGGGAGATGATAGGATCAATGGGGCATTGGCTGTTTGTTCAGAACCAGCCATGTTCAAATCAGCcgcttataaaaggaaatttacaGATGAGGAGAAATGTGGGATTTTTGGAGCCTCAGATCAAACAAAAGGTCAGACAGATAGCAAGACCTGCACAGGTTCACAAAACAaggaacaaaatcaaaagaatgctcTTTGTTCATTTCTGTCCAACAAAAAATTTTGGCAAAGAGGAAACAGTAAACGACAGAAACACAAAATGTTATATTGTTCTAACGCTCTTCTTAGAGAGAAAAAGGAGCCGTCTACGAAATAgatcaaaaaaaaatctaacataaATTAATGGTGGCAAAAAATGCTGAAAGATCTGTCTTTGGCCACAGAACAGggacaaaatcaaaagaatgcttTTCGTTCATTTCCGTCCAACAAAAAAATTTGGCAAAGAGAAACAGTAAATGACAGAAACACAAAATGTTCTGTTGTTCTAACGCTCTTCTTGGAGAGAAAAAGGAACCGTCCACGAAatggatcaaaaataaaatctgaCATAAATCAATGGTAGCAAAAAAATGCAGAAAGATCTGGTTTTGGCCATAAAATCGAGAAGAGGGGGCGACCCAGAAAAGAAAAATCTCACCGCCATCGCGAATCAATTcgggaaaaaaaaatacataaacaacAGTCTATCCAGAAAACAATCACAGAAGACCAAACAACAACCTTTTCCTCTCAAGAACGTGTCATTGTAATGCGAACCGAATGATCAACCCCAAGCACACTTGCTAACGCGGGTAAAGAAGATATTCAACGAGAACAAGAGTTGCAAACCTCAAATCCAGGCTTGTGACACGCCGGGAGGGGAGGAAGGGGATGCCCTACACAGCACGGCTGAATTTAGGAGGAGGCGGTGGAGGAGTAAAACACCAGGGACGACGTAAACAAGGGGCGGCGAAGAATGAAGAGGAGAGAACGCTATAAAAAGACTTCGCCCTTTCTTTCTTCGTCTTCCTCTGTATCATCGATGGCGATCGGTGAATGGGTCGTGGGAGGATGCTTCGAAACGCACCGTGATTCCGCCAGGCAACAAACGCGACATTTGTGCGGCAGGCGACCCATCTGCAAGTCTTAGCTGGCGAAATTCCAAATACTAACGGCCAACTTACTCTCTCGTCTACCATCCTTTCCGTTGGGTCAAAATGTCAGGCTTTGATAAGGGCCGCTCACGGACGATGCTTCTAGGGTTTTGACTACGCTTGCGACCGAGGAGACGCCTCATTTGACCGACCCTCTTCGCTAAAAATGGAAGCAAAACTAATCAATCTAATTTTACAGGTAGAAATCATTAAATCAATGTAAATCTTATTTTGAGACGCGGATTCGGTCctcaaatttatattattaaaataaaatttatccctttcaatttttaattttttttatatcacaTATTCGACTTAGACGGACTAAGATTTAAGGCCAAtccaattctttaaaaaaaaaattaattattcttACTATAATCGTCTattaaaaaattatctattaatttattaaaactgaaatttaatatttcaatatcttaaaataaaaaaaaattattttagcacTACACCATTGTTTCAGAATAAatcatttattttcaaatttcaaatttaaaaaataacctctaaaatatttatgtaatttgagattcaaattactatgataaaaaaaaaaaatttatggtcCCATGTTACAATACAATAATAAAATACTCAGAGAAATAACAAgaaaatcataatttaaatttcGAATGAAATATCTTAGCGGTTAGACGAACCATAAGCGTCATTATCAAGGTCATTTGTCATGCAAAAGATAATGTATTAGGTTTGAGAGGTGATGGAGATCAAAGCTTCATTAGTTAATGAATTAGTTAATGAGTTGAGGACAGTGCAAGAGTTTAATTACAATTTTAGAAGCATCGTTAAATGACAATTGGTGGGAAAATAACAAGGGTTAGCAACATGTTTGGTTATGGCAACCCATCtctcattatatatatttttgatatggtacgtgtgtgtatatataacTCTCGACGTTTGGAATTGATTTAGTTATCCGTTGGTAATATGATCTAAGTGTCTAGAATGAATCCAGGTGACTGGACtcatttagtatttttttaaaaaaatatattttattttggagtatattatatgtatttatgattcaaaattttaggatttaggagtTAGATTATAACAGGTTTGAGTCAATAAGATTTTCTCTCTAGGGTTCATGCTTCCCTCTTGGTTATAGTGttttagattaaaaattttaaatgttcacgcggtatattatatgtatttaggggttaagattttaaaatttaggggttgagttataatggatttaagctaataagattttcCTCTAGTATTTAGATTTTCCTCTTGGGTTATAGTATTCATGATAAACAATTTTAGATGCTCGCAGGGTatatataatatatgtatttaggatattttatgaaattttttatttttaaaaattttaatatatatatatatatatatatatatagagagagagagagagagagaaatattATGCTGCGGTGCCTTATCTGCGGTTTTGCTGCGGTACTTGCCACGTCAgcgagaaaacaaaaaaaaaatcaacgctGGTAGAAGAGAATCTAGGTGGataggttggagcctgatcggtctggggaccgatcagcctagggcctgatcggtccacagaccgatcaggagactcccagaccgatcaggttggagcctaatcggtccaggcctagattCTCTTCTACCAGCGTTgattttttttgtgttttctcGCTGACGTGGCAAGTACCGCAGCAAAACCGCAGATAAGGCACCGCAGCATaatatttctctctctctctctctatatatatatataactctacGAGAGAATCAAACTCTCGTTGTATGAGAGTATTGTCACTATGTCTACctatgtgccaagacactccttatgtatttacggataattatttaataaagataaatatttatCTTTAATCATTTACTTTtttgtacgtatatgattaatgataaagttctACGGATTAATGGTTgtattaatttaaaaacattcctTGGTGGGATATGATGGATCGAAAaacgctagagagggggggtgaatagtactcgtgactttcacttatcGTTTTCGAAAATTCGACGAGAGTTAAGCAACGgaataagaaaacaaacacacaaagacaccaagtatttacttggttcggagcctacggcgactcctactccaaggctcacgctcgttgagcatttactttgggcaacaactatatcgcacaAAAGGTTACAGGTTTAGAGTACAATATTAAAATTGAAATAACAATTATACCGACGATGAAAATAGTAATCTTGAAGCATCGGGTCATCGAGGTCTTGTTGTAGCTCAACCGGATCATCTTGTTAGCAGTACGCAACTCAAAGATGTCTTGGAATTCGTTGAATAGAGCTACTGGTCGAGACCTCTATATAAgggctattgaaggcgcctcaaagccccttAAGGGCGCCTCCATCACAACCGAGTCAGCCGCTAGGATAAGCCCAGACTCCTTCGTCGCTCATccatttgaaggcgcctccattctccttgagggcgccttcaaggttgttcgaggcgcctcaagcctccatgagggcgcctctagcTCCACTGTGCGCACCTCTGATCCTTTACACCCGAGGCGGCTCTAAGCTCCATaagggcacctcgggtactgttcacccgaggcaaACTTGGCCCTTTTaaccctgcaagacatgttagttcacaaaacaataatctatcctacaaaacaaagttagcacataataatagtataaaaataaatgtatgacagtcaccggactgtccggttctaactttgaattttttactagaaatcctaggtcaaaccgacacctattgttccctcggcggggaacgcgtcctcacctactccactcaggaaagCATACCCTGATGCTAGTTCGATCCTCTAGACTGACTGGAccttctgcctagggttaccaccccctaggacctagggttaccacccctagggttacctccccctaggacctaaggttaacccccttaggatttccaccacctaggattaccaccccctaggacctaaggttgccgccccttagggtttttctccacctagggttaccacccctaggacctaaggttgtcgttccttaggatttttcaccacctagggttaccacccctaggacctaaggttaccaccccttagggttttccacctgtttagctgcagttaggactttcttgcaaccTCATTcatacatgttagataacaattaacgTTACTTTGAAGCGTCATTATCAAGgaaatcataatttaaatttcaaatgaaATATCTTAGAGGTTAGATGAACCATGAAGCGTCATTATCAAGGTCATTTGTCATGCAAAAGATAATGTATAAGGTTTGAGAGGTGATGGAGATCAAAGCTTCATTAGTTAATGGGTTGAGAACAGTGGTCTCTATAACTGCAAGAGTTTAATACAATTTTAGACGCATCGTTAAATGTCAATTGGTGGGTAGAACTGTAAACAAACCAAGCCGAGTCGAGTCGAATTTTGAggtgttcaagtttatttgataaggtaatcaagccgagccgagccgagcttaaaatgaaccaaacttttgaaatgagtgttcaagcttagcttggtttattttttataagcttgagcttatttgaagcttggcttgagcttgattcgtttagatgttatcaagctctcaattcaagcttggttcaagcttagtttgagcttggttcatttagatgttatcaggctctcaattcaagcttatttgattgtttgaaatttttaattgtttgattggttattgagcttgataatttaaatttatttattttattttattatttatttagcatattaaaaagaattttattaatgaatatggttcgtgaacattgttcatgaacgttgttcacgaacattgttcacgaacgttaatgagctgaatacatatgtgttcaagcttgtttatttaattaatctcatgtatattgaacgaacataaacaagctcttaccaagccaaacaccaagtttgttcacgaacgcttagttcatttacaaccctattggTGGGAAAATAACAAGGGTTAGCAACATGTTTGGTTATGGCAACCCATCtctcattatatatatttttgatatggtacggatatatatatatatatataattcaagacGTTTAGAATTGATCCAGGTGCATGTTAGTAACATGGTCTAGGCGTCTGGAACTAATCCTAGAGGTGAAGAGGAGTCAATTCTTTAAACCGATTAATCCTAGAAGTATCAGTCTGATTTTACTAAAAAATTTTATTGGCTACTCAAGTAAACTCAGGAAATATAGATAGATCCTAAtggattattggtgcgggaagcatccgacgatcgaacccaggttttgataatggcaaaggaattcaaagttaagattatttgtgttCTAACGTGCttgaatgaggtttcaggaaagtcctaactgcggttaggcaggtggaaaatcctaaggggtggtaaccttaagtcctagggggtggtaaccctaggtgaaggaaaatcctaagggggttaaccttaggtcctagagggtggtaaccctatgtgaaggaaaatcctaagggagttaaccttaggtcctagggggtggtaaccctaggaggaagaaaaccctaaggggcagcaaccttaggtcctagggggtggtaaccctaggtggaggaaaaccctaggagacggtaaccctaggtcctggggggtggtaaccctaggcagaaactccagtcggtctagaggaccgaactggcaaacaagtatgctctcttgagtggagtaggtgaggatgcgttccccgaaagagggaacagtaggcgtcggt from Zingiber officinale cultivar Zhangliang chromosome 6B, Zo_v1.1, whole genome shotgun sequence carries:
- the LOC121991816 gene encoding 3-ketoacyl-CoA synthase 11-like is translated as MAGSEQTANAPLILSSPSRLPDFKQSVKLKYVKLGYHYLITHGMYLFLLPLVAIVAASLSTFSIKDVHDLWEHLRFNLISVILCSTLLVFISTVYFLTRPRPVYLVNFACYKPEDARKCSRLTFMDRSIQTGSFSEENLAFQKKILERSGLGESTYLPEAVINIPPNPCMAEARKEARMVMFGAIDELLAKTNVKPKDIGILIVNCSLFNPTPSLSAMVVNHYKLRGNIVSYNLGGMGCSAGLLSIDLAKDLLQVYPNSYALVISMENITLNWYFGNNRSMLVSNCLFRMGGAAILLSNKRSERWRSKYQLVHSVRTHKGSDDKCFSCVTQEEDENDKVGVSLSKDLMAVAGDALKTNITTLGPLVLPASEQLIFLATLVAKKLFKMKIRPYIPDFKLAFEHFCIHAGGRAVLDEIEKNLKLSDWHMEPSRMTLYRFGNTSSSSLWYELAYSEGKGRIKKKDRIWQIAFGSGFKCNSAVWKALRTVNPAKEKNPWMDEIDDFPVAVPKVSTL